Within the Thermostichus lividus PCC 6715 genome, the region CCCCAGGGTATGATAAGGACTGGCTGAAGCTCGAAGCATTGCACACCACGGTGAATCAACTACTGGATATTATGGTGGCCACACCGCCGTGGCTGGTGGGAATTCTCCTCAACACAGCCTTAGCGGGCCTTGGCCTCTTGAGCCGCCAAACCTTGCTCACCCTTGCCGGACTGCTTCATGCATGGCTACTGGGGGTGCTGATCTGGGGCACCCTTGGCTGGCGAGGGTATCTGGTGGTTATAGTTTACTTTTTAGTGGGTTCAGCGGTGACGCGGGTTGGCATGGCGCAAAAACAAGCGGCGGGCATTGCTGAAAAACGGCAGGGTGCCCGGGGACCAGAGAATGTGTGGGGGTCAGCCTTGACGGGGGCAGTGTGTGCCCTGTTGATCCCGCTACTGCCAAAGGGGCACGACCTATTACTCGTGGCCTTTGTTGCCAGCTTTAGTACTAAACTCTTCGATACCTGTGCCAGTGAAGTGGGGAAAGCCTACGGTCAGCGGACGTTTTTGATTACAACCCTGCAACCCGTGCCGCGGGGGACAGAGGGGGCTGTCAGTCTAGAGGGAACGCTGGCGGGATTCCTAGGGGCGGCGCTCATTGCTGGGCTGGGGTGGGAGCTGGGATTAATGGCGGCGATCGCGGTGCCGATCTGCATATTGGCGGCCTTTCTTGCGAATCTTGTGGAAAGCGTCGTTGGGGCAACCCTCCAAGAGCGTTATACTTGGCTGAGTAACGAGGTAGTGAATGGTATTAATACCACCACAGGCGCACTACTGGCGGTGCTTATGCTGACCGTTACTGCCCCACTGTTGAGGCTGACCTAGGATAATTAGTGTTGGGAACCCATTCAGCAATCAGAATGTTTTTTAGTGTTGTTATTCCTACCTACAATCGGCGATCGCTGTTGGCCAAGGCGCTACAAGCTCTCGAGCAGCAAACTTACAATACTGAACTGCTAGAGGGCTATGAAATTATTGTCGTCGATGATGGCTCAACGGATGACACCCTTTCGTGGCTAGAGGCCAACCAAAAAGACTTGCCCCATGTGCGCTGGTTCACGAAAGAGAATACAGGCCCGGCCGCTGCCCGTAACCTTGGGGTCGAAAAGGCAACGGGAGACATTATCCTTTTTGTCGATAGTGACCTCATTGCCACGCCCCACTTTCTCCAAGGTCATGCCGAAGCACTACACCGCGCCTACGCTCAGTACGGCGACGACAAAGTATTTACCTACGGCCAC harbors:
- a CDS encoding TIGR00297 family protein, whose translation is MVATPPWLVGILLNTALAGLGLLSRQTLLTLAGLLHAWLLGVLIWGTLGWRGYLVVIVYFLVGSAVTRVGMAQKQAAGIAEKRQGARGPENVWGSALTGAVCALLIPLLPKGHDLLLVAFVASFSTKLFDTCASEVGKAYGQRTFLITTLQPVPRGTEGAVSLEGTLAGFLGAALIAGLGWELGLMAAIAVPICILAAFLANLVESVVGATLQERYTWLSNEVVNGINTTTGALLAVLMLTVTAPLLRLT